One window of Candidatus Binatia bacterium genomic DNA carries:
- a CDS encoding DUF1501 domain-containing protein — protein sequence MNGLKTLYDSGNVAVILGAHYANGNLSHDVSKSIWYKADPLLSGISDGWMGRTLDALCLGQNMPVPAVDIGRSLNPLFFGRTSTLAFTSVNDLVIPSNPVFSQNADRQPLEQAFRSVYQELANSSGGFIGEWARVGYAVASRMDAYRTVSSSTAENLNALINGAPDHPIAAPTRQRYGLATALRLVYALLRGAQPGDQPLGCRIFRVGIGGFDTHSDQGKHIPLSQKPLNQKVAENFPDELHGKLLHQVDKAITAFWRDLEAANLHHNTLIMTFTEFGRRIAENGNNNADSGTDHGTASPVFVIGPTKTQASTNSFVAGGVYGAYPELHLPDRNGNMVPTLDFRHIYGEIMVHWLGLSPSTANNILGAGGFSYQPQGFLA from the coding sequence ATGAACGGGCTCAAAACGCTGTACGATAGCGGTAATGTCGCGGTAATCCTCGGCGCCCATTACGCCAACGGGAACCTCTCCCACGACGTCTCGAAGTCTATCTGGTACAAAGCAGATCCGTTGCTGTCCGGCATCAGCGACGGCTGGATGGGGCGCACACTCGACGCGCTGTGCTTAGGGCAAAATATGCCCGTGCCAGCGGTTGACATCGGTCGATCGCTGAACCCGCTGTTCTTCGGGCGAACCTCAACTCTTGCTTTTACAAGCGTGAATGACCTGGTCATCCCCAGCAATCCCGTGTTCAGCCAGAACGCAGATCGCCAGCCATTGGAACAAGCCTTTCGCTCGGTTTACCAGGAGCTGGCAAATTCCAGCGGTGGCTTCATCGGGGAATGGGCGCGTGTCGGCTATGCGGTAGCCTCGCGCATGGACGCGTATCGGACGGTTTCTTCTTCAACCGCAGAAAATCTGAATGCACTGATCAACGGCGCACCGGATCATCCGATCGCAGCACCTACGCGGCAACGCTACGGTTTGGCAACCGCGCTGCGGCTTGTGTACGCACTGCTGCGCGGTGCTCAACCAGGAGACCAGCCACTGGGCTGCCGCATCTTCCGGGTCGGCATCGGCGGCTTCGACACTCATTCCGACCAAGGGAAGCACATCCCGTTGAGTCAAAAGCCGCTGAATCAAAAAGTAGCTGAGAACTTTCCCGATGAGCTCCACGGCAAGCTCCTGCACCAGGTCGACAAAGCCATCACTGCCTTCTGGCGTGACCTCGAGGCCGCCAACCTGCACCACAACACGCTGATCATGACTTTCACCGAATTCGGTCGCCGAATTGCCGAGAACGGCAACAACAACGCCGACAGTGGCACCGACCATGGAACCGCAAGCCCGGTGTTCGTCATCGGCCCGACGAAGACCCAAGCTTCGACCAACTCCTTCGTAGCTGGCGGCGTGTATGGTGCGTATCCGGAGCTACACCTTCCTGACCGCAACGGCAACATGGTCCCGACGTTGGACTTCCGCCACATTTACGGGGAAATCATGGTACACTGGCTCGGCCTCTCTCCGTCCACCGCGAACAACATTCTCGGGGCCGGTGGTTTTAGCTACCAGCCGCAAGGATTCTTAGCGTAA
- a CDS encoding TerB family tellurite resistance protein: MEHPMDPAAALARLAMAVMVADGRITSEELATAAVLDELGLGPMRPRLLAELEQTRSGRLELEPAIAALAALSPRARAVIFEVLAELAAADGDLSQTEAALLDRLAARWDLEPATSSKIPPPPLRSEDKPSEEAGVKVPIRTSEAEARSSSTMESGAAPTRFGDGLPPELVRALEVLGLPPDASPAAVDEAFRALVHRYDPAHVIDLGPEFAVLAIRRLGQIADAYLTWKRLEHTRPS, from the coding sequence ATGGAACATCCGATGGATCCGGCGGCGGCACTGGCACGGCTCGCTATGGCTGTGATGGTGGCGGATGGCCGAATCACCTCAGAGGAATTGGCAACGGCAGCAGTGTTGGACGAGCTTGGGCTTGGCCCCATGCGCCCGCGTTTGCTTGCCGAACTTGAGCAGACTCGGTCTGGGCGGCTCGAGCTCGAGCCCGCGATTGCTGCGCTTGCGGCCCTCTCGCCTCGAGCGCGTGCGGTGATCTTCGAAGTTCTCGCTGAGCTTGCGGCAGCGGATGGGGACCTGAGTCAAACGGAGGCAGCACTGCTCGACCGTCTTGCCGCACGCTGGGACTTGGAGCCGGCAACAAGCAGCAAGATTCCGCCACCCCCACTGCGGAGCGAAGACAAACCCAGCGAAGAAGCGGGGGTGAAAGTGCCTATCCGAACATCGGAGGCCGAAGCGAGAAGCAGTTCGACAATGGAAAGCGGCGCAGCCCCAACTCGCTTTGGCGATGGCTTACCACCAGAGCTGGTGCGCGCGTTGGAGGTGCTCGGCTTGCCACCGGATGCTTCTCCGGCGGCCGTCGATGAAGCATTCCGCGCGCTGGTCCATCGCTACGACCCGGCTCATGTGATCGACCTCGGGCCCGAGTTTGCTGTACTAGCGATCCGCCGACTCGGTCAAATTGCCGACGCCTACCTTACCTGGAAGCGCCTGGAGCACACCCGTCCATCTTGA
- a CDS encoding gluconate 2-dehydrogenase subunit 3 family protein produces the protein MKQPDCGALAFTAEEQLLLAAVLDTLIPASDDGRFPAAGALGCGPSVIEGCNRIPGLLQVVRDGLRELARLSTARYGQPFAALDGTTREQLLAEQGFVFPLLMQTYIAYYRHPAVLAALGLEPRPPHPKGYALAEPAMPVRPKA, from the coding sequence ATGAAACAACCCGACTGTGGGGCATTAGCGTTCACTGCCGAGGAGCAGCTCCTGCTCGCTGCGGTGTTGGATACGCTGATCCCGGCGAGCGACGATGGTCGCTTTCCCGCGGCTGGAGCTCTGGGCTGTGGTCCGTCCGTGATTGAGGGCTGCAATCGGATCCCCGGCCTTTTGCAAGTCGTGCGGGACGGCTTGCGAGAATTGGCGCGACTCAGCACGGCCCGGTACGGGCAGCCGTTCGCCGCGCTCGATGGTACGACGCGCGAACAGCTACTGGCCGAGCAAGGTTTTGTGTTCCCCTTACTGATGCAGACCTACATCGCTTACTATCGGCACCCTGCGGTTCTGGCAGCGCTTGGGTTAGAACCACGCCCGCCCCACCCAAAAGGTTACGCCCTTGCAGAACCCGCAATGCCCGTCCGTCCGAAGGCGTGA
- a CDS encoding GMC family oxidoreductase: MTRNEPVDVLIVGAGASAAAFAWSLAETKMHILCLEQGDWIRPQDLPGNHLDWEVRHLSDFHFSPNVRRRPEDYPVNDSASPIQVSMFNAVGGSTILYAAHFPRFRPEDFRTRSLDGVGDDWPIDYDTLAPFYDLNAEMMGVSGLPGDPAYPAKQVPLPPVPLGKLGVTLAAGFERLGWHWWPSDSAIITRDYRGRAACVNAGTCLVGCPQGAKGSVDVTYWPEALRRGVQLRTRCRVGEITVDEYGMASGVVYYDAEGKEHHQPAHVVVLACNGVGTPRLLLASRSKHFPEGLANRSGMVGKNLMFHPYAMVMGVFDEPLEAYKGPTGCCIMSQEFYRTDPRRGFVRGYSFEILRGFGPISTVLWGMQQGVLPWGRNHHRAMSELFDHVAGMVAICEDLPEEHNCVTLDPDLCDEHGVPAPRIQYRLSENSQRMLAHAVERAREVLEAAGARQTFVQSPLPFAGWHLMGTARMGRDPQTSVVNEWGRCHDVKNLFIIDGSIFVTSAAVNPTNTIQGLALYIADQMKRRLANLFD; this comes from the coding sequence ATGACACGTAACGAACCGGTTGACGTACTGATTGTCGGAGCGGGTGCCTCGGCAGCGGCTTTTGCCTGGAGTCTTGCAGAAACGAAGATGCACATCCTCTGCCTCGAGCAGGGCGACTGGATTCGCCCACAGGACTTGCCCGGCAACCACCTCGATTGGGAGGTGCGACATCTGAGCGACTTTCACTTCAGTCCGAACGTGCGTCGCCGGCCCGAGGATTATCCCGTGAATGATTCGGCTTCGCCGATCCAGGTGTCGATGTTCAACGCAGTCGGCGGGAGCACGATTTTGTATGCCGCACATTTTCCGCGATTCCGCCCGGAAGATTTTCGCACCCGCTCCCTCGATGGAGTAGGGGACGACTGGCCGATCGATTACGACACACTCGCTCCGTTCTACGATTTGAACGCGGAAATGATGGGGGTGTCAGGGCTCCCGGGCGACCCGGCATATCCCGCGAAACAGGTGCCGTTGCCGCCGGTACCTTTGGGGAAGCTTGGCGTGACGCTCGCAGCCGGCTTCGAGCGCTTGGGTTGGCACTGGTGGCCCTCGGATAGCGCCATCATCACCCGCGATTATCGCGGACGAGCAGCCTGCGTGAACGCAGGCACTTGCTTGGTGGGTTGCCCGCAGGGGGCAAAGGGCAGCGTCGACGTCACGTACTGGCCCGAGGCGTTGCGGCGCGGGGTGCAACTGCGCACGCGCTGCCGCGTGGGTGAAATCACCGTCGATGAATACGGAATGGCGAGCGGCGTGGTGTATTACGACGCCGAAGGTAAGGAACACCACCAACCGGCCCATGTGGTCGTACTCGCTTGTAACGGTGTCGGCACGCCGCGCTTGTTACTGGCTTCGCGTAGCAAGCACTTTCCGGAGGGTCTCGCGAACCGCTCCGGCATGGTGGGGAAGAACCTGATGTTCCACCCCTATGCCATGGTCATGGGTGTCTTCGATGAACCGCTGGAGGCCTACAAGGGACCCACTGGCTGCTGCATCATGAGCCAGGAGTTTTACCGCACCGATCCCCGCCGCGGTTTTGTCCGCGGGTATTCGTTCGAAATCCTGCGCGGATTTGGGCCCATCTCCACGGTGCTCTGGGGCATGCAGCAAGGCGTTCTTCCTTGGGGGCGAAACCATCACCGCGCGATGTCGGAATTGTTCGATCACGTCGCCGGCATGGTGGCCATTTGCGAAGACCTGCCGGAGGAGCACAACTGCGTCACGCTTGACCCCGACCTTTGCGACGAGCACGGGGTTCCGGCGCCGCGCATACAGTATCGACTGAGCGAGAACAGCCAACGTATGCTGGCTCACGCGGTAGAGCGTGCACGCGAGGTGCTCGAAGCTGCAGGAGCACGCCAGACGTTCGTGCAGTCGCCGCTGCCGTTTGCCGGTTGGCACTTAATGGGTACCGCGCGGATGGGACGGGATCCGCAAACATCCGTGGTGAACGAGTGGGGTCGGTGTCACGACGTGAAAAACTTGTTCATTATCGATGGCAGCATTTTCGTTACCTCCGCTGCGGTGAATCCCACAAACACCATCCAAGGCTTGGCCCTGTACATTGCCGACCAGATGAAGCGGCGGCTCGCAAATCTCTTTGACTGA
- the glpK gene encoding glycerol kinase GlpK, which produces MSRYVVAIDQGTTGTTVLVLDEAGRVRGRAYREFSQFYPRPGWVEHDPEEIWTTTIGTVRRALRAAKVAAKQVAAVGITNQRETAVVWDRRTGRPLHRAIVWQDRRTAPRCDELRSRGVAGEIRKRTGLVLDPYFSATKIEWLLAHLPERRRRNVAVGTIDSWLVWKLTNGAAHLTDFTNASRTMLFHLEKREWDPFLLELFGVPSEALPALVPSAGVAATTARAVFGAEVPIAGIAGDQQAALFGQACVQAGMVKNTYGTGCFLLMHTGAAPVYSRRGLLTTVACGPAGEPAYAMEGSVFIAGAAIQWLRDGLGLIRDAKESERLARQVESTLGVYFVPAFVGLGAPYWDPAARGAIVGLTRGVTKAHLVRAALEALAYQTRDVVETMVADSGQPLKLLRVDGGAAANDFLLQFQADMLAVPVDRPALVETTAQGAAFLAGLGVGLWKPSQLERLRRRDRLFRPRMAGEQRELLYQGWRRAVAAVRSLGS; this is translated from the coding sequence ATGAGCCGGTATGTGGTGGCTATCGATCAGGGAACAACCGGAACCACGGTGCTCGTGTTGGATGAAGCGGGCCGGGTCCGGGGCCGTGCCTATCGGGAGTTCTCGCAATTTTATCCGCGACCCGGATGGGTGGAGCATGACCCGGAGGAAATTTGGACAACGACCATCGGTACCGTCCGCCGGGCGCTACGCGCGGCTAAGGTGGCTGCCAAGCAAGTGGCAGCGGTCGGGATCACAAACCAGCGGGAAACGGCCGTGGTGTGGGACCGCCGGACGGGCCGCCCCCTGCACCGCGCCATCGTCTGGCAAGACCGGCGTACCGCTCCGCGCTGTGACGAGCTGCGCTCTCGTGGCGTGGCAGGGGAAATCCGTAAACGCACGGGACTGGTTTTGGACCCCTACTTTTCCGCGACGAAGATTGAATGGTTGCTTGCTCATTTGCCTGAGAGGCGGCGGAGAAACGTCGCGGTGGGAACAATCGACTCTTGGCTCGTATGGAAACTGACGAATGGGGCAGCCCACCTGACAGATTTCACCAACGCCTCGCGAACCATGCTGTTTCACCTCGAAAAGCGCGAGTGGGATCCGTTTTTGCTCGAGCTCTTTGGTGTTCCCTCGGAGGCGTTACCGGCGCTCGTCCCTTCGGCGGGTGTTGCCGCCACCACCGCACGCGCGGTGTTCGGCGCAGAGGTGCCCATCGCTGGCATTGCTGGGGATCAACAAGCGGCCTTGTTTGGCCAGGCGTGTGTGCAAGCCGGGATGGTGAAGAACACGTACGGAACCGGTTGCTTCCTGCTTATGCACACGGGGGCGGCACCGGTGTATTCCCGTCGCGGACTGCTGACCACGGTTGCGTGCGGTCCCGCTGGTGAGCCCGCCTACGCTATGGAGGGCTCCGTGTTTATCGCCGGAGCCGCCATTCAGTGGTTGCGCGACGGCCTGGGCTTGATTCGCGACGCCAAGGAAAGCGAGCGCTTAGCCCGACAAGTGGAATCGACCCTCGGCGTGTACTTCGTGCCGGCCTTCGTTGGCCTTGGCGCGCCCTATTGGGACCCGGCGGCGAGAGGCGCAATCGTGGGGCTCACGCGCGGCGTGACCAAAGCTCACCTTGTCCGCGCTGCCCTCGAGGCCCTGGCGTACCAGACCCGCGATGTGGTGGAAACGATGGTGGCGGACTCCGGCCAACCGCTGAAGCTATTGCGGGTAGACGGTGGTGCGGCCGCGAACGACTTCCTGTTGCAGTTTCAAGCGGATATGTTGGCCGTACCGGTGGACCGCCCCGCGCTCGTAGAAACGACTGCGCAGGGTGCGGCGTTCTTGGCTGGTTTGGGTGTGGGCTTGTGGAAGCCATCGCAACTCGAACGGCTACGTCGGCGGGACCGCTTGTTCCGGCCGCGAATGGCGGGTGAGCAGCGCGAATTGCTCTACCAAGGATGGCGACGAGCAGTGGCGGCTGTGCGCTCCCTCGGGTCTTGA
- a CDS encoding AAA family ATPase, protein MHRSSLAALLRSKRLIICVGCGGVGKTTTAAALALSSAELGRRAAVITVDPAKRLKSALGLDTLSHEPHRVKVNGGRVAFDALALDTKRMFDQLVERLAPDQATAERIFANRLYRELSNELAGSAEYMAMEKLHDLVCSGAYETLIVDTPPSAHIHDLLAAPNRLLTLLASRAVRLLQAPSRLVEGATSRTARFALRTLLEALQRWSGLPLLKDLADFVNAFESMLASFANRAEVTAGLLRDAGTVFLLVTTPEPHTMSLGQAFLDELRAGGYPVAGIVANRVHMFASQTLPESVGPDPFTRRLWQNYRALAARSQRDAEELARLVKKAGLPILARVPVQATPPCSLSGLAQVAEHLLADQP, encoded by the coding sequence ATGCACCGATCTTCCTTAGCTGCCTTATTGCGAAGCAAGCGCCTGATTATCTGCGTCGGCTGCGGCGGGGTGGGCAAAACAACCACCGCTGCAGCCCTAGCCCTGAGCAGTGCTGAGCTCGGAAGAAGGGCGGCGGTGATTACCGTCGATCCCGCGAAACGACTCAAAAGTGCCCTGGGTCTGGATACCCTTTCCCACGAGCCGCACCGCGTCAAGGTGAATGGCGGCCGCGTCGCGTTCGATGCTCTGGCCCTCGACACCAAGCGCATGTTCGATCAGCTCGTCGAGCGCCTTGCCCCAGATCAGGCGACCGCCGAGAGGATTTTTGCCAACCGCCTGTACCGCGAACTTTCCAACGAGCTTGCCGGCTCGGCAGAGTACATGGCGATGGAGAAGCTGCACGACTTAGTGTGCAGCGGTGCCTACGAAACCCTCATCGTCGACACGCCGCCCAGTGCCCATATCCACGACCTACTGGCTGCCCCAAACCGCCTGCTGACTCTGCTCGCCTCGCGAGCCGTGCGTTTGTTACAGGCTCCGTCCCGTTTAGTCGAGGGCGCAACGTCGCGCACCGCGCGCTTTGCTTTGCGCACGCTTTTGGAAGCACTGCAGCGTTGGAGCGGTTTGCCTTTGCTTAAAGATCTTGCCGACTTTGTGAATGCATTCGAGTCGATGCTGGCGAGCTTCGCCAACCGGGCGGAGGTCACCGCAGGGCTGTTGCGCGACGCGGGAACGGTCTTCCTGCTCGTCACCACCCCCGAGCCGCACACAATGAGCCTCGGACAAGCGTTCCTCGATGAGCTGCGGGCCGGCGGTTATCCGGTTGCCGGAATCGTGGCCAACCGCGTCCACATGTTCGCTTCCCAAACACTCCCCGAATCTGTCGGGCCGGATCCGTTCACCAGGCGCCTTTGGCAAAATTACCGTGCCCTTGCGGCTCGCAGCCAGCGGGATGCCGAGGAGTTGGCGCGCCTCGTGAAGAAAGCCGGGCTGCCGATCCTGGCGCGCGTGCCGGTGCAAGCAACACCACCTTGCTCGCTGTCCGGCCTCGCACAGGTCGCAGAACACCTGCTCGCCGACCAGCCGTAG
- a CDS encoding holo-ACP synthase, which produces MIVGIGVDIAEVERIAAALAHPTRGQRFRAKVFTPAEIAYCERRRHAAQSYAARFAAKEAVMKALGAFVPWREVEVVRSDQGPPRVQLSGRAAKRAEELKIRRWSLSLTHTNNLALAWVVAEA; this is translated from the coding sequence ATGATTGTCGGCATTGGTGTAGACATCGCTGAGGTGGAACGCATCGCCGCAGCCCTTGCTCACCCGACACGAGGGCAACGCTTCCGCGCGAAAGTCTTTACACCTGCGGAAATCGCTTACTGCGAGCGACGACGCCACGCGGCCCAAAGTTACGCCGCGAGATTTGCCGCGAAGGAGGCGGTGATGAAGGCGCTCGGTGCGTTTGTTCCGTGGCGTGAAGTGGAAGTTGTCCGCTCCGACCAGGGCCCCCCGCGGGTACAGTTGTCGGGCAGGGCCGCAAAACGCGCAGAGGAGCTCAAAATCCGGCGTTGGTCCCTTTCCCTGACCCACACGAACAACCTCGCCTTAGCCTGGGTTGTCGCGGAGGCCTGA
- a CDS encoding radical SAM protein, with the protein MSARNRRSIGAKPVSEEVALFPRRSVGALRVCLLYPNEYRVAMGNLGYQAVYEIFNLFPKIVCERAFLPERERRVRRGELRSFETGTRVSEFDILAFSVSFETDYLHIVGLLDAAGLPVWSHERQQGPLVIAGGAAVFLNPEPIAPFIDLFLIGEAEQMLPEFLEVLRDCGGAADRERVLLEATQHVSGCYVPKLYHPRYEGPHTVAVDFEAPAKPRVERRIVWNLDAFPTTTRVLAPDAVFGDMVLVEASRGCQWGCRFCAAGYMYRPLRHRSVQQLAAAVRAGLQHRHTIGLVGAEMASVPGVADLATLAAENGGRLSPSSMKADCITPQLARALAAGGTQSVTVAPEAGSERMRRVINKNLSEADILRAADLLVGEGVPDLKLYFMFGLPEERWEDVEAIAELVAKIRQTLISRDGRRSRVAKITVSANPFVPKPWTPFQWDAMMELPELRLRARRLERLLAAISGVRFDCESPREAFYQTLLSRGDRRTALFLVATYQAGNDWWGTIRSWARGDAHAAPWATALPPPHDYVHRTYEEDEILPWDFIDHHLSKQYLLAERRKARAGLQTPPCDTTTCRICGACPA; encoded by the coding sequence GTGAGTGCTCGGAACCGTCGATCCATCGGGGCGAAGCCCGTCAGCGAAGAGGTGGCTTTGTTCCCGAGAAGGAGTGTAGGCGCTCTTCGCGTTTGCCTGCTTTACCCCAACGAATACCGGGTCGCCATGGGAAACCTTGGCTACCAGGCGGTGTACGAAATTTTCAACCTCTTCCCAAAGATCGTTTGCGAACGGGCATTTTTGCCTGAGCGAGAGCGGAGGGTGCGCCGTGGCGAGTTGCGGAGCTTCGAAACCGGCACGCGCGTCAGCGAGTTCGACATTCTCGCCTTCTCCGTATCCTTCGAAACCGACTATCTGCACATCGTTGGGTTGCTCGACGCTGCTGGGTTACCTGTGTGGAGCCATGAGCGGCAGCAGGGCCCGCTAGTGATCGCCGGCGGAGCCGCCGTCTTCCTCAACCCGGAGCCCATTGCACCCTTCATCGATCTGTTTTTGATCGGGGAGGCGGAGCAAATGCTGCCCGAGTTTTTGGAGGTGCTGCGCGACTGTGGCGGCGCGGCCGACCGCGAGCGGGTTTTGCTCGAAGCAACACAACACGTGTCGGGATGCTACGTGCCTAAGCTGTACCACCCTCGTTACGAGGGCCCGCATACGGTTGCGGTGGACTTTGAGGCGCCCGCGAAACCGCGAGTGGAGCGGCGTATCGTTTGGAACCTGGATGCCTTCCCGACCACCACGCGGGTGCTCGCCCCCGACGCCGTGTTCGGCGATATGGTCTTGGTGGAAGCGAGTCGCGGGTGCCAGTGGGGATGCCGTTTTTGTGCTGCGGGCTACATGTACCGGCCGCTCCGCCACCGTTCGGTACAACAGCTTGCAGCGGCAGTGCGCGCCGGGCTGCAGCATCGCCACACGATTGGCTTGGTCGGCGCCGAGATGGCGAGCGTGCCTGGGGTTGCTGACCTGGCTACCTTGGCCGCGGAAAACGGTGGTCGGCTGTCACCCTCCTCGATGAAAGCAGATTGCATCACTCCTCAGCTCGCACGGGCGCTGGCAGCCGGGGGTACACAGAGTGTGACCGTGGCCCCGGAGGCCGGCTCGGAACGGATGCGCCGGGTGATCAACAAAAACCTGAGCGAGGCCGACATCCTCCGTGCCGCCGACTTGCTGGTCGGCGAAGGCGTGCCCGACCTCAAACTGTACTTCATGTTCGGCTTGCCGGAAGAGCGCTGGGAGGATGTAGAGGCAATTGCAGAACTGGTAGCGAAGATTCGCCAAACGTTGATCAGTCGCGACGGCCGGCGCAGCCGCGTGGCCAAAATTACGGTTTCCGCGAATCCTTTCGTTCCCAAACCTTGGACGCCCTTTCAATGGGATGCCATGATGGAACTCCCTGAGCTAAGGCTGCGTGCCCGTAGGCTTGAACGGCTATTGGCGGCGATTTCTGGGGTCCGCTTCGACTGTGAGTCCCCGCGCGAGGCGTTTTACCAGACGTTGCTTTCTCGTGGAGACCGCCGCACCGCGCTGTTCTTAGTGGCGACCTACCAGGCAGGGAACGATTGGTGGGGGACAATCCGCTCGTGGGCGCGGGGCGACGCGCATGCCGCCCCGTGGGCGACAGCGTTGCCACCACCCCACGACTATGTCCACCGCACCTACGAAGAGGACGAGATCCTTCCGTGGGACTTCATCGACCATCACTTGAGCAAGCAGTACCTGCTTGCCGAGCGCCGCAAAGCGCGCGCGGGCTTACAAACACCTCCGTGCGACACGACCACCTGCCGCATCTGTGGCGCCTGCCCGGCATGA
- the ftsZ gene encoding cell division protein FtsZ — translation MHGMEGEARVGARIVVIGVGGAGGNALNTMIERELQGVEFIAATTDMQELAANLAPAKIQLGEKLTRGLGAGGNPEIGREAALETVDAVRRALQGADMVFVAAGMGGGTGTGAAPVIAKVARELGALVVGLVMKPFSLEGRVRLKRAEEGIRALEEVVDSLMVIPNERLMSVVERGTFVLDALRRIDDVLYQAVRGVADLVTVYGFINLDFADVRAVMAEGGRALMGWASASGPDRAIQAAQAAISSKLLEGVSLDKARGLLINIMGGPTLAIDEVIEAATAIQRQANEDANVYFGAVFDETLVDELRVTVLATGFRAEDVDALPKPGAGKLTAQALAVGDGDRPATQAAPAGSADRRKQRVFVGTIEETEDGPRLRPAQVPGVPTTQGTGPAPEPSETRYVLDENGKEFDENDLSIPAFLRRSRG, via the coding sequence ATGCACGGGATGGAAGGTGAGGCGCGTGTAGGTGCAAGGATCGTCGTCATCGGCGTTGGCGGAGCTGGCGGGAATGCACTGAACACGATGATTGAGCGAGAATTGCAAGGAGTGGAGTTCATCGCCGCTACCACGGATATGCAGGAGTTAGCGGCCAACCTCGCTCCGGCCAAGATCCAGCTCGGCGAGAAACTTACCCGCGGCCTCGGAGCGGGAGGCAACCCGGAAATTGGGCGTGAGGCTGCGCTGGAAACCGTCGATGCAGTTCGCCGCGCCTTGCAGGGGGCTGACATGGTTTTCGTTGCTGCCGGCATGGGCGGCGGCACGGGTACCGGAGCTGCCCCCGTGATTGCAAAGGTTGCGCGCGAGCTGGGCGCACTGGTTGTCGGTTTGGTCATGAAGCCGTTTTCCTTGGAGGGGAGGGTTCGCCTCAAGCGGGCCGAGGAAGGCATCCGCGCTCTCGAAGAGGTGGTCGACTCGTTGATGGTCATCCCGAACGAGCGGCTGATGAGTGTGGTAGAGCGCGGGACGTTTGTTCTCGATGCCTTGCGTCGGATTGACGACGTATTGTACCAGGCAGTCCGCGGCGTGGCTGACCTGGTGACTGTGTATGGTTTCATCAATCTCGACTTTGCCGACGTGCGCGCGGTCATGGCCGAGGGGGGCCGGGCACTGATGGGATGGGCTTCTGCCTCGGGACCTGACCGCGCAATCCAGGCAGCGCAAGCGGCTATTAGCAGCAAGTTGTTGGAGGGCGTCTCGTTGGACAAAGCTCGGGGCCTACTGATCAACATCATGGGCGGCCCGACACTGGCGATTGATGAAGTCATCGAGGCGGCAACCGCCATTCAGCGGCAAGCGAACGAAGACGCCAACGTATACTTCGGCGCCGTGTTCGACGAAACCTTGGTCGATGAATTGCGCGTTACCGTGCTCGCCACCGGTTTCCGTGCCGAGGACGTCGATGCGCTTCCAAAGCCGGGTGCAGGAAAACTCACGGCTCAGGCCCTTGCCGTTGGCGATGGAGACCGGCCCGCAACTCAGGCGGCACCGGCAGGCTCCGCGGACCGTCGCAAGCAACGGGTTTTCGTAGGTACGATTGAGGAGACGGAGGATGGCCCACGACTGCGTCCAGCACAGGTTCCCGGGGTCCCGACAACGCAAGGGACTGGTCCAGCTCCAGAGCCATCTGAGACTCGGTACGTGCTCGACGAAAATGGCAAGGAGTTCGACGAAAACGATCTGAGTATCCCTGCCTTCCTGCGGCGCAGTCGTGGCTGA